In Panicum virgatum strain AP13 chromosome 4N, P.virgatum_v5, whole genome shotgun sequence, a single window of DNA contains:
- the LOC120670409 gene encoding uncharacterized protein LOC120670409, translating into MAARMPCHHHPSSTSSSYTAMISPRSGTRKVAFSFSTSAHGSSSLSHLSLTPATDNKKVFEDQLRGILCYRDENGEMICEGYDEGPRLGIRLPEKACFPWPVGVQVTDFIQLATLQVCEDVDVLQLKSDQKRQL; encoded by the exons ATGGCAGCCAGGATGCCTTGCCATCATCACCCTTCTTCTACCTCTTCCTCCTACACGGCCATGATCAGCCCAAGGTCTGGTACAAGGAAGGTAGCCTTCAGTTTCAGCACCTCTGCTCATGGCAGCAGTTCTTTATCACACCTCTCCTTAACTCCTGCGACGGACAACAAGAAG GTATTTGAGGATCAATTGAGAGGGATCCTCTGCTATAGAGATGAGAACGGGGAGATGATCTGCGAAGGGTATGACGAAGGCCCAAGGCTAGGAATAAGGTTGCCGGAGAAAGCCTGTTTCCCATG GCCCGTGGGAGTTCAGGTCACTGATTTCATCCAGCTGGCGACTCTTCAGGTTTGTGAGGACGTTGATGTTCTTCAGCTTAAGAGTGATCAGAAGAGGCAGCTCTGA
- the LOC120670405 gene encoding pectinesterase-like, whose translation MAAALSPPLLLLAVLLLITAGTTQCHGHKRHHHQTGGTRRPSKAAAAESRPPAATAHHAICQKTPHPASCLAAVASHLDAVAGASGKAAEASAVSVQLLPPDVLSVVLASLRGAASALSSLSPAISKLSVRAAFPTGAPLRRGAAQDCQELHAASLSSLSRAASLLAAPGDGGGLPAARAHLAAALANKATCLDGLGGASSGPGVAGLLASFDDAYEHVSNSLALVARGGVPSVAGFANAVAKAIHNRRLLQDDDDDDNGDGDGDDGDDDSGNNGDGDSGNADQRATKVITVAKDGTGDFRTVGEAVAAAPNNSRARTEIRVKAGTYSENVEVPPYKTNIALVGEGREKTIITGSRSAGGGWTTFRTATFGVSGEGFLARDVTFRNTAGAAAGQAVALRMNADLAAAYRCGVEAHQDALYAHSFRQFYRECAIAGIVDVVFGDAAAVLQGCALLARAPLPGQDVVLTAQGRGDPNEDTGIAVLNCTVDAAAAAAPLPAGTRTFLGRPWGAYARAAVMDSYLGPIVDREGWAEWPGAEPGRGDTVFFGEYGNGGPGAGTEGRVRWAGVRQMDYDEAAQFAVENFIYGDEWLGATSFPYDDDV comes from the exons atggcggccgcgctctcgccgccgctcctcctcctcgcagtCCTCCTCCTGATAACCGCCGGCACAACCCAATGCCACGGGCAcaagcgccaccaccaccagactGGCGGAACTAGGAGGCCCAGCAAGGCTGCCGCCGCGGAATCCAGgccaccggccgccaccgctCACCACGCCATCTGCCAGAAGACCCCGCACCCGGCCTCCTGCCTCGCGGCCGTGGCCTCGCAcctcgacgccgtcgccggcgcgagCGGGAAGGCGGCCGAGGCGTCCGCTGTTTCCGTACAGCTCCTCCCGCCGGACGTACTCTCCGTCGTGCTCGCCTCCCTCCGCGGCGCGGCGTCCGCGCTGTCGTCGCTCTCCCCCGCCATCTCCAAGCTCTCCGTGCGGGCCGCCTTCCCCACGGgcgccccgctccgccgcggcgccgcgcagGACTGCCAAGAGCTCCACGCCGCGTCGCTGTCCTCGCTCTCGCGCGCCGCCTCGCTGCTCGCGGCgcccggcgacggcgggggcctccccgccgcgcgcgcgcacctcGCGGCCGCGCTCGCCAACAAGGCCACCTGCCTCGACGGGCTCGGCGGCGCGTCGTCGGGCCCGGGGGTGGCCGGCCTCCTCGCGTCCTTCGACGACGCCTACGAGCACGTGTCCAACTCGCTCGCCCTCGTCGCCCGGGGCGGCGTGCCGTCGGTCGCTGGCTTCGCGAACGCCGTGGCCAAGGCCATCCACAACCGGCGGCTGCTCcaggatgacgacgacgacgacaacggcgacggcgacggcgacgacggggaCGATGACAGCGGCAacaacggcgacggcgacagtGGGAACGCCGACCAGCGGGCGACGAAGGTGATCACGGTGGCGAAGGACGGGACGGGGGACTTCCGGACGGtgggggaggcggtggcggcggcgccgaacaACAGCCGCGCGAGGACGGAGATCCGGGTAAAGGCCGGGACGTACAGTGAGAACGTGGAGGTGCCGCCGTACAAGACCAACATCGCCCTCGTCGGCGAGGGCCGCGAGAAGACGATCATCACCGGCAgccgcagcgccggcggcggctggaccACCTTCCGCACGGCCACCTTCG GCGTCTCCGGCGAGGGCTTCCTGGCGCGCGACGTCACGTTCCGCAACacggcgggcgcggccgcggggcAGGCGGTGGCGCTGCGCATGAACGCGGACCTGGCCGCCGCATACcgctgcggcgtggaggcgcACCAGGACGCGCTGTACGCGCACTCGTTCCGCCAGTTCTACCGCGAGTGCGCCATCGCCGGCATCGTCGACGTCGTcttcggcgacgccgccgccgtgctgcagGGCTGCGCGCTCCTCGCCAGGGCGCCGCTGCCCGGCCAGGACGTCGTGCTCACGGCGCAGGGCCGGGGCGACCCCAACGAGGACACGGGCATCGCCGTGCTCAACTGCAcggtcgacgccgccgccgccgccgcgcccctgccCGCCGGCACGCGCACGTTCCTGGGCCGGCCGTGGGGTGCGTACGCGCGCGCCGCGGTGATGGACTCCTACCTGGGCCCGATCGTGGACCGGGAAGGGTGGGCCGAGTGGCCCGGCGCCGAGCCCGGCCGCGGGGACACCGTGTTCTTCGGCGAGTACGGGAACGGCGGCCCGGGCGCGGGCACGGAGGGGCGCGTGCGCTGGGCCGGCGTGCGCCAGATGGACTACGACGAGGCGGCCCAGTTCGCCGTCGAGAACTTCATCTACGGCGACGAGTGGCTCggcgccacctccttcccctacGACGACGACGTCTGA